A single region of the Candidatus Dormiibacterota bacterium genome encodes:
- a CDS encoding MlrC C-terminal domain-containing protein, whose amino-acid sequence FAPNAFTALGMTLEDKRAIVVKSSHHFWRKFAPLATRVLYVGTPGALAADFASIPYRKRDPGYWPRTG is encoded by the coding sequence TTTTCGCGCCGAACGCATTCACCGCCCTCGGCATGACGCTGGAAGATAAACGCGCGATCGTCGTAAAGTCCTCGCACCATTTTTGGCGCAAATTCGCGCCGCTCGCGACGCGCGTTCTCTACGTCGGTACGCCGGGAGCTCTGGCGGCGGATTTCGCCTCGATCCCCTACCGCAAGCGCGACCCGGGGTACTGGCCGCGCACCGGCTGA
- a CDS encoding DUF1611 domain-containing protein — protein MSALSERRYAILTEGMLATSSGKTAHGVLRYRGDSVVAVVDSKFAGKRVNDVLPWLGSTAPIVASFQEALAYEPSALLIGVATEGGRLPAEHRAAVLAAVDAGLEIVSGLHELLRDDAEIVARAERSGSRLWDVRLPPANIPLFSGAAYRVPSQVVLAIGSDCAVGKMTAMLEIERAAKTSGTRVEFVATGQTGILIAGKGIAVDRVISDFVTGAAEQLVVQASAEADVVLVEGQGGIFHPAYAPVTFGLLYGSAPDALVLCHRANKTHIDGWDVELPDLAGLVAIHEELVGRIKPARVVAIALDTSALDEPSARDAIARAAEQTGLFVDDPVRSGGTAMWRTIEQALRGTTKALLATGAP, from the coding sequence ATGTCCGCTCTATCTGAACGCCGGTATGCGATTTTAACCGAAGGGATGCTCGCCACGTCGAGCGGGAAGACCGCGCACGGCGTCTTACGCTATCGCGGCGACTCGGTCGTGGCCGTCGTCGATTCCAAGTTTGCCGGTAAACGCGTGAACGACGTGTTGCCCTGGCTCGGATCGACCGCGCCGATCGTAGCTTCATTCCAAGAAGCCTTGGCATACGAGCCGAGCGCGCTCTTGATCGGCGTCGCGACCGAAGGCGGCCGTCTTCCGGCCGAGCATCGCGCGGCGGTGCTAGCGGCGGTAGACGCCGGCCTCGAAATCGTGAGCGGTTTACACGAACTGCTGCGCGACGACGCCGAGATCGTCGCCCGCGCCGAGCGCTCCGGGTCTCGCCTATGGGACGTTCGCCTTCCTCCCGCAAACATTCCGCTCTTTAGCGGCGCCGCATATCGCGTGCCTTCGCAGGTGGTTCTCGCGATCGGCAGCGATTGCGCTGTCGGCAAGATGACGGCGATGCTCGAGATCGAACGCGCCGCCAAAACCTCCGGCACGCGCGTGGAGTTCGTCGCGACCGGGCAAACCGGCATTCTCATCGCAGGCAAAGGCATCGCGGTGGATCGCGTGATCTCCGATTTCGTCACGGGAGCCGCCGAACAACTCGTCGTGCAGGCGTCTGCCGAGGCCGACGTCGTGCTGGTCGAGGGCCAGGGCGGAATCTTTCATCCCGCGTATGCGCCGGTAACCTTCGGTTTGCTCTACGGGAGTGCACCGGACGCGCTCGTGCTGTGCCATCGCGCCAACAAGACGCATATCGACGGCTGGGACGTCGAGCTTCCGGATCTCGCGGGCCTCGTTGCCATTCATGAGGAACTCGTCGGCCGAATCAAGCCGGCGCGCGTGGTCGCCATCGCGCTCGATACCTCGGCGCTGGACGAGCCATCGGCCCGGGACGCGATCGCACGCGCGGCCGAACAAACGGGGCTCTTCGTGGACGATCCGGTTCGCAGCGGCGGCACCGCGATGTGGCGCACGATCGAACAAGCGCTGCGCGGCACGACCAAAGCGCTGCTGGCGACGGGCGCGCCTTAA
- a CDS encoding mobile mystery protein A, with protein sequence MNVNQAALARKQLERRLAPLRDMTLAAPPKGWIKAIRESLGMTARQLAARMGVAPSRIPAIEKAEVTGATTLRTLRQAAAAMNCAFVYAFVPIEPLEEMLRDRAMQKARKDVSRVDHTMRLENQALLKSDLDAERQRTIDLILSGSLRGLWDEERDRHA encoded by the coding sequence ATGAACGTAAATCAAGCTGCCCTTGCCCGCAAGCAATTGGAACGGCGCCTTGCGCCGCTCCGGGACATGACGCTCGCTGCTCCCCCAAAAGGCTGGATCAAAGCCATTCGGGAGTCCTTGGGCATGACTGCCCGCCAACTCGCCGCTCGCATGGGCGTTGCGCCCTCGCGTATCCCGGCCATCGAGAAAGCGGAAGTTACCGGTGCGACCACCTTGAGGACGTTGCGACAAGCTGCCGCGGCGATGAACTGTGCCTTCGTCTATGCCTTCGTGCCGATCGAGCCCCTCGAGGAGATGCTGCGCGACCGCGCGATGCAAAAGGCGCGCAAAGATGTCTCGCGCGTCGATCACACCATGCGCCTTGAAAATCAGGCCCTCCTCAAATCCGATCTCGATGCCGAACGGCAGCGCACGATCGACCTCATCCTATCCGGCTCGCTACGGGGCCTGTGGGATGAGGAACGGGATCGTCATGCCTGA
- a CDS encoding mobile mystery protein B: MPDPLFDPDDDANTPLTAEEREALIPSYITLRHELNEAEQINIGSALRWADARRRDILDRDFLSELHQRMFGDVWRWAGQYRTTARNIGVDAHRIAMDVQQAVDDARYWVDHATYSPDEIAVRFSHRLVAIHPFPNGNGRFSRLVGDLLAHQLGQPPFTWGRANLVNAGETRARYVEALRAADNHDIGPLLLFARS; encoded by the coding sequence ATGCCTGATCCTCTGTTCGATCCTGATGATGACGCCAACACGCCCCTCACCGCCGAGGAGCGCGAAGCGCTCATCCCGTCCTATATCACGCTGCGTCACGAGTTGAACGAAGCCGAGCAGATCAATATCGGCTCGGCTCTACGCTGGGCCGATGCCCGAAGGCGCGATATCCTCGATCGCGATTTTCTAAGCGAACTGCACCAACGGATGTTCGGCGACGTATGGCGTTGGGCGGGGCAGTATCGTACGACTGCCCGCAATATCGGCGTCGACGCCCATCGGATCGCCATGGACGTGCAGCAAGCCGTCGACGATGCGCGATACTGGGTCGATCACGCCACCTATTCGCCCGACGAAATCGCGGTGCGGTTCAGTCACCGCCTTGTCGCCATTCATCCTTTTCCCAATGGGAACGGGCGCTTTTCGCGTCTTGTCGGCGATCTTCTCGCCCATCAGCTCGGGCAGCCGCCCTTTACGTGGGGGCGGGCAAACCTGGTCAATGCCGGGGAGACCCGGGCGCGATACGTCGAGGCTCTACGAGCCGCCGACAATCACGATATCGGGCCGTTGCTGCTTTTTGCCCGCTCCTAA
- a CDS encoding SCO family protein, whose translation MKKQSTLYAIWVAGAAVVLACIVALIWVAHASGRSDVAQNSSEATGYGTVPTYTLVDQSGRKVHSSAFLGKVQVVSFLFPYCTSYCPLTAQHIVQVESALQRAGLADRVQFISFNVDPAGTGPKQMRAFMHEYGWPPSDTHWEYLTGSVAQIRRVVQQGYMVTYERESNAQEDREIARERKEGTYVPQPEVSNPLAKRANVDYDIVHNDLLEVVGPRGHIRAIYLEADTVTADNIIAITNTLDSGRP comes from the coding sequence ATGAAAAAACAAAGTACGCTCTATGCGATATGGGTTGCCGGCGCTGCGGTTGTTCTCGCCTGCATCGTCGCGTTGATATGGGTGGCGCATGCGAGCGGTCGATCGGATGTCGCGCAAAACTCTAGCGAAGCGACCGGATACGGCACGGTGCCCACCTATACGCTCGTCGATCAGTCCGGCCGCAAGGTCCACTCGTCTGCGTTTCTCGGCAAGGTGCAGGTGGTCTCATTTCTCTTCCCTTACTGCACGTCGTATTGTCCCCTGACCGCCCAACACATCGTGCAGGTCGAGAGCGCGTTGCAGCGCGCAGGGCTTGCCGACCGCGTTCAGTTCATATCCTTCAACGTTGATCCCGCGGGCACCGGGCCGAAGCAAATGCGCGCGTTCATGCACGAGTATGGATGGCCGCCCAGCGACACGCACTGGGAGTATCTGACGGGTTCGGTTGCGCAAATCCGTCGTGTTGTTCAACAAGGGTACATGGTCACGTACGAACGAGAGAGCAACGCGCAAGAGGATCGTGAGATCGCGCGCGAGCGCAAGGAGGGGACGTACGTTCCGCAACCCGAGGTATCCAACCCCCTAGCCAAACGCGCCAACGTCGATTATGACATCGTGCATAACGATCTGCTCGAAGTCGTCGGGCCGCGCGGCCATATCCGTGCAATTTACCTCGAAGCCGATACAGTGACCGCCGACAACATCATTGCCATAACCAACACATTGGATTCGGGCCGCCCCTAG